The following are encoded in a window of Candidatus Omnitrophota bacterium genomic DNA:
- the miaB gene encoding tRNA (N6-isopentenyl adenosine(37)-C2)-methylthiotransferase MiaB has protein sequence MKSEESSKTKPSLYIKTFGCQMNFRDSEEIAGIFMEKGWALAGSPEEADVAIFNTCSVRKHAEDRAISNVGELKALKKKRPGMVIGVVGCMAKSQGKKIIETLPIVDFLAGPANIYDIPAAVESILANRRETVIATDKEARPYVGNIAYHTKGISALVTITEGCNNFCSYCIVPYVRGREVSRSAADIVDEIKALADKGYKEVTLLGQNVNSYNSGFRRVTADGALGPVARSNRDEVLGRQDPQDFIRLLELINEIDGIERIRFLTSHPKDAGEDLFKAMRDLPRVCEHLHLPLQSGSDKILKSMNRGYTAADYLKKVEMLRRYVPDCAITTDVIVGYPGESDEDFMMTKKLMEDAEFNSAFIFKYSPRPPAKASGLEDDVPKKVKEERNQDLLKLRDKMSGLKDKEFVGGQTEVLVEKVCRKEKHKVTGRNRQNIKVALAGTSELIGRLKTVRISSVFGHTLVGVMLFMVFFSGIFFNSAKAETTGTIEGYFVSGDYENTVREGVKALEMSKEKDKIFYMMGTSLNKLGRYDLARKNFNSLVEAFPKSSLAPLAQLGIADSYYLGGDYKGAMAEYENYIGRYPRSQGAATAYFRIAKCEQKEGRWRDARNHYQKVRSDFPSSFEAQMSAQALREETLYFTVQVGSFSKKANALKLCDELVKKGYDASIVKLQDEESNKVRVGKLNTREEAEDLAKKLRAEGLPTKVLP, from the coding sequence ATGAAATCCGAAGAATCATCGAAAACCAAGCCCAGCCTGTACATAAAGACGTTCGGTTGCCAGATGAACTTCCGGGACTCGGAGGAGATAGCCGGCATATTCATGGAGAAGGGTTGGGCGCTTGCGGGTTCGCCCGAAGAGGCGGACGTAGCCATATTCAATACATGCTCGGTCCGAAAGCATGCCGAGGACCGCGCGATAAGCAATGTCGGCGAACTTAAGGCCCTGAAGAAGAAGAGGCCCGGTATGGTCATCGGCGTAGTCGGTTGCATGGCCAAGTCACAGGGCAAGAAGATAATAGAAACGCTGCCTATAGTCGATTTTCTCGCCGGGCCTGCCAATATCTACGACATTCCCGCGGCGGTCGAAAGCATTCTCGCAAACCGCAGGGAGACCGTCATCGCGACCGATAAGGAGGCCCGGCCGTATGTCGGCAATATCGCATACCATACGAAAGGCATATCCGCCCTCGTGACTATAACGGAGGGCTGCAATAATTTCTGTTCATACTGCATAGTGCCGTATGTGAGGGGAAGGGAAGTAAGCCGGTCGGCCGCGGATATAGTAGATGAGATAAAAGCGCTGGCGGATAAAGGATATAAGGAAGTTACTTTGCTGGGGCAAAATGTAAATTCGTATAATTCAGGGTTTCGGCGGGTGACTGCCGACGGAGCCCTTGGCCCTGTTGCCCGAAGCAACAGGGACGAGGTGCTCGGCAGGCAGGACCCGCAGGATTTTATTAGATTGTTGGAGCTTATTAATGAGATCGATGGCATCGAGCGCATCCGCTTCCTCACAAGCCACCCGAAGGACGCGGGCGAGGATTTATTCAAGGCGATGCGCGACCTGCCGAGAGTATGCGAGCATCTCCATTTGCCTTTGCAGTCCGGTTCTGATAAAATCTTAAAGTCGATGAACAGGGGCTATACCGCCGCCGATTACCTGAAGAAAGTCGAGATGCTCCGCAGGTATGTCCCGGATTGCGCGATAACTACCGATGTCATAGTGGGATATCCCGGGGAATCGGATGAAGATTTCATGATGACAAAAAAACTCATGGAGGACGCGGAGTTCAATTCCGCGTTCATATTCAAATATTCCCCGCGGCCGCCGGCAAAGGCAAGCGGGCTGGAGGATGACGTGCCGAAAAAAGTCAAGGAAGAGCGCAACCAGGACCTGCTGAAGCTGCGCGATAAGATGTCGGGCCTGAAGGATAAGGAGTTCGTAGGCGGGCAAACTGAAGTCCTCGTTGAAAAAGTGTGCAGAAAGGAAAAACATAAAGTGACAGGAAGGAACAGGCAGAACATAAAGGTCGCCCTGGCCGGGACGTCCGAACTGATAGGCAGATTAAAGACGGTCAGGATCAGCTCCGTCTTTGGGCATACGCTGGTCGGCGTTATGTTATTCATGGTCTTCTTTAGCGGGATATTTTTCAATTCCGCTAAGGCAGAAACAACAGGGACCATAGAAGGATATTTCGTGAGCGGCGACTACGAGAATACCGTGCGCGAAGGCGTAAAGGCCCTTGAGATGTCCAAGGAGAAAGACAAGATCTTCTACATGATGGGCACGAGCCTGAACAAATTGGGCCGGTACGACCTCGCCAGGAAGAATTTCAATTCATTGGTAGAGGCGTTCCCGAAGAGCAGCCTGGCCCCGCTCGCGCAGCTCGGCATAGCCGACAGTTATTACCTTGGCGGCGATTACAAGGGCGCCATGGCCGAATACGAAAATTACATCGGCAGATACCCCAGGTCGCAGGGCGCGGCCACTGCCTATTTCAGGATCGCCAAATGCGAACAAAAAGAAGGCAGATGGAGGGACGCGAGGAACCATTACCAGAAGGTGAGGTCGGATTTCCCGTCCAGCTTTGAGGCGCAGATGTCCGCGCAGGCCCTGCGTGAGGAGACCCTGTATTTTACCGTCCAAGTCGGCTCGTTCAGCAAGAAGGCGAACGCGCTCAAGCTCTGCGACGAACTTGTCAAGAAGGGTTACGATGCCTCGATAGTAAAATTGCAGGATGAGGAATCCAATAAAGTGAGGGTCGGAAAACTTAACACGAGGGAAGAAGCGGAAGATCTCGCGAAAAAACTCCGCGCCGAAGGGCTCCCGACAAAGGTCCTCCCGTAA
- the miaA gene encoding tRNA (adenosine(37)-N6)-dimethylallyltransferase MiaA, with product MADRLIFLVGPTAIGKTGISFELAKLIECEIVSCDSMQVYKGMNVGTSKPAKCLLNSIPHHLIDIVEPSEEFSVARFRALAVKAIEEITARRKTPILVGGSGLYVKVLIDGIFEAPQTDRELRERLEQEAGEFGIGVLYRRLQEADKEGAGKIHANDLRRIIRALEVCEKAKAPISQLRKNTAGLGDKYEVRAFGLNMERAALYRKIDERVELMFAEGLVNETRGLLEGKLGLTASQALGYKEVLGHLNGEYCLEEAKRLVKRNTRHFAKRQLTWFRRDKRIEWITLDDNFDTGETAREIWKKLS from the coding sequence ATGGCTGATAGACTGATATTCCTGGTAGGCCCGACCGCTATAGGCAAGACCGGCATATCCTTTGAACTCGCGAAGCTCATCGAATGCGAGATAGTATCCTGCGATTCGATGCAGGTCTACAAGGGAATGAACGTCGGCACCTCAAAGCCCGCGAAATGCCTCCTCAATTCGATACCGCATCACCTGATAGATATCGTCGAGCCGTCGGAGGAATTTTCCGTCGCCAGGTTCCGCGCCCTCGCCGTAAAAGCTATTGAAGAAATAACAGCAAGGCGCAAGACGCCGATATTGGTCGGCGGCAGCGGACTGTACGTCAAAGTGCTCATAGACGGCATATTCGAGGCGCCCCAGACTGACAGGGAATTGAGAGAGCGGCTGGAACAGGAGGCCGGGGAATTCGGGATAGGGGTTTTGTACCGCAGGCTTCAGGAAGCTGATAAAGAGGGCGCCGGAAAGATACACGCGAACGACCTGCGCAGGATAATAAGGGCGCTCGAGGTCTGCGAGAAGGCAAAGGCCCCGATATCGCAGTTAAGGAAAAATACGGCCGGTTTGGGCGATAAATATGAAGTCAGGGCCTTCGGCCTTAATATGGAACGCGCGGCCTTATATAGGAAGATAGACGAACGCGTAGAACTTATGTTCGCCGAAGGCCTGGTGAACGAGACGAGGGGCCTGCTCGAAGGGAAGTTGGGCCTTACCGCCTCGCAGGCGCTCGGGTATAAGGAAGTATTAGGTCATCTCAACGGGGAATACTGCCTGGAAGAGGCGAAAAGATTAGTGAAGAGGAACACGCGGCATTTCGCGAAACGCCAGCTCACGTGGTTCAGGCGCGACAAGAGGATAGAGTGGATAACGCTGGACGATAATTTTGATACAGGGGAGACGGCGCGGGAGATATGGAAAAAGCTCTCTTAG